The following proteins come from a genomic window of Osmerus mordax isolate fOsmMor3 unplaced genomic scaffold, fOsmMor3.pri Scaffold_89, whole genome shotgun sequence:
- the spry4 gene encoding protein sprouty homolog 4, producing the protein MRDASLQMESRVPQHIPGVSPSLISQPLLDSMVPYGRLQHPLTIFPIDQMKSSHVENDYIDSPAVVSQQPTSQKASQRALPQHHPQESLLGAPHPHHPHHHLGRCEPHPHPHHDATTHPWISFSGRPSSISSSGSTSSDQRLLDHAAPNPVVDLHPATINTRAPGSEPKVLTSSSSTSSTSSTSSSKALDLKAAAVGQPEGTAIPTSPAEKRHRLLCERCGKCRCTECTLPRALPSCWVCNQECLCSVQSLVDSATCMCLVKGVFYHCTEDEDDEGSCADRPCSCSQSNCCARWSCMAAASLVLPCLVCYLPAMGVAKLSQRCYDSARRPGCRCKAPQQACKSGEAGAEKQQQAS; encoded by the coding sequence ATGAGGGACGCCAGTCTCCAGATGGAGTCCAGGGTTCCCCAGCACATCCCAGgggtgtctccctccctcatctcccagcCTCTGCTGGACAGCATGGTGCCCTACGGACGCCTCCAGCACCCCCTCACCATCTTCCCCATCGACCAGATGAAATCGTCCCACGTGGAGAACGACTACATCGACAGCCCCGCCGTCGTGTCCCAGCAGCCGACCAGCCAGAAGGCCTCCCAGCGGGCGCtgccccagcaccacccccagGAGAGCCTGCTGGGCGCCccgcacccccaccacccccaccaccacctgggGCGCTGCgagcctcaccctcaccctcaccacgACGCCACCACCCACCCCTGGATCTCCTTCAGCGGGAGGCCCAGTTCCATCAGCAGTAGCGGCAGCACCTCCTCGGACCAGAGACTTCTGGACCACGCCGCCCCCAACCCCGTCGTGGACCTCCACCCGGCCACCATCAACACCCGAGCCCCCGGCTCGGAGCCCAAGGtcctaacctcctcctcctccacctcctccacctcctccacctcctcctccaaggcCCTGGACCTAAAGGCTGCGGCAGTGGGCCAGCCAGAGGGCACGGCGATCCCCACCTCCCCGGCGGAGAAGAGGCACCGCCTTCTGTGCGAGAGGTGCGGGAAGTGCAGGTGCACGGAATGCACCTTGCCCAGGGCGCTGCCGTCCTGCTGGGTGTGCAACCAGGAGTGCCTGTGCTCGGTGCAGAGCCTGGTGGACTCAGCCACCTGCATGTGCCTGGTGAAGGGCGTCTTCTACCACTGCAcggaggacgaggacgacgaGGGCTCCTGCGCCGACAGACCCTGCtcttgttcccagtccaactgCTGCGCCCGCTGGTCCTGCATGGCCGCTGCCTCCCTGGTCCTGCCCTGCCTTGTCTGCTACCTGCCCGCCATGGGCGTGGCCAAGCTGTCGCAGAGGTGCTACGACAGCGCTAGGCGGCCGGGCTGCCGTTGCAAGGCGCCCCAGCAGGCGTGCAAGAGCGGGGAGGCGGGCGCGGAGAAACAGCAGCAGGCCTCGTGA